In the Wyeomyia smithii strain HCP4-BCI-WySm-NY-G18 chromosome 2, ASM2978416v1, whole genome shotgun sequence genome, one interval contains:
- the LOC129720868 gene encoding uncharacterized protein LOC129720868 encodes MKLSDALSSKLLNPTNKSVFTEVPGFVGSDQLEKFSTAGYKSDYVFIKLLMLEVWPDGLSGRSVTGRMSNNPLGRGLHTSLASSQQDRFSIKTALEPEKVEYIAGRLYEHRLNMGDSPAVARINAEECNRLMSRVISYHGKQVTSGHH; translated from the exons ATGAAATTGTCAGATGCTCTTAGCAGCAAGTTGCTTAACCCAACAaacaaatcagtttttaccgaAGTTCCAGGATTTGTTGGAAGTGATCAGTTGGAGAAATTCTCTACCGCTGGATATAAGAGTGACTACGTTTTTATAAAACTTCTCATGCTCGAAGTTTGGCCAGATGGTCTGAGCGGTCGCTCTGTAACGGGGCGCATGTCAAATAATCCGCTAGGTAGAGGTCTTCATACGTCTTTAGCTAGCTCACAGCAGGATCGCTTTTCAATCAAGACTGCGTTGGAGCCGGAAAAAGTTGAATATATTGCAG gacgATTATATGAACATAGGCTGAATATGGGCGATTCTCCAGCCGTAGCAAGAATAAATGCAGAAGAATGTAATCGATTGATGTCACGTGTGATTTCCTATCACGGAAAGCAAGTGACAAGCGGTCATCACTGA